The Coffea arabica cultivar ET-39 chromosome 8e, Coffea Arabica ET-39 HiFi, whole genome shotgun sequence genome window below encodes:
- the LOC113702829 gene encoding NDR1/HIN1-like protein 13 — protein MTDRVYPSSKPNGTAATAATANPTPTNNPPQFPPAKSHVYNPMRHPYRPNPALHARHNHRRCSCRRCFCLCCFWSILVFLCILLLVAIACAALYVLYRPHRPAFSLSSLKVSQFNLTTTPDDVTRLTSKLNFTLSSKNPNKKITFYYNPITVNLYLSDQQKVLLANGTFSNFTSQPGDVTILHSTLSTTSQVLDADSVTSLKSDLKRKNGLPMAIEMETKMKVKVEKLNSKKVGIKIVCDGIHGLVPTGKTPAVASTANAKCKVDLQVKIWKFNF, from the coding sequence ATGACGGACAGGGTGTACCCATCAAGCAAGCCCAATGGCACCGCCGCCACGGCCGCCACCGCCAACCCCACGCCCACCAACAATCCACCACAGTTCCCACCGGCCAAATCCCACGTCTACAATCCCATGCGCCACCCTTACCGCCCCAACCCGGCCCTCCACGCCCGCCATAACCACCGCAGGTGCAGCTGCCGCCGCTGCTTCTGCCTCTGTTGCTTCTGGTCCATCCTCGTATTCCTCTGCATTCTTCTCCTCGTCGCCATTGCCTGTGCTGCCCTCTACGTCCTCTACCGCCCCCACCGCCCGGCCTTCTCCCTCTCCTCCTTAAAAGTCTCCCAGTTCAACCTCACCACCACCCCTGATGACGTCACCCGGCTCACCTCGAAGCTCAACTTTACGCTTTCCTCCAAGAATCCCAACAAGAAAATCACGTTTTACTACAACCCCATCACCGTAAATCTGTATCTTTCCGACCAACAGAAAGTTTTGCTAGCAAATGGGACTTTCTCAAACTTCACCAGTCAGCCGGGGGACGTCACCATCCTGCACTCCACCCTGTCGACGACGTCACAGGTGCTGGATGCCGACTCTGTAACTTCACTGAAGTCAGATCTGAAGAGGAAAAATGGGTTGCCAATGGCTATAGAGATGGAGACCAAGATGAAGGTGAAAGTGGAGAAGCTCAATAGTAAGAAAGTTGGGATCAAAATCGTTTGCGATGGGATTCATGGGCTGGTTCCGACGGGTAAAACTCCAGCAGTGGCTTCAACTGCTAATGCCAAGTGTAAGGTTGATCTTCAAGTCAAGAtctggaaattcaacttttaa